The sequence ATTTCATACATGCTTGTTAAATTTTTGGTTTAACATATTACTAATCAATCATAAAGTATTTAATATTTGAATCATTATTCTATATTTTTACAGACTATAATCCAGTTTTTCAGAGATTTTACCTTTTTAGCATCGAATATTTAACTCAATTCTCCAATGGAAATACTGAAAGTCTTTTTTAATATTTTTATCGCTTAAAGAAGATTTAATTATCTTTAAAGGCTATTTTAAATGATTTAAAAATTAAAAACATTTAAATAGTGAATTCACTACACATAGGTATACTGAAACAAATTAGTAGTGTATTCCACTTGGAAAAATTTGTTTAGGCTATTTTCTAAGATAATTTATTTATTAAAACTAATTCTAAAAGTTTTTGAATCTAAAATTTTTGAATATATAAAAATTTCAATACTTGAGTGATATTTTATGGAAAAAAATATTGAGCCGCCCACGCGGCTTTTATTATATTCGGCTATTCTACTATTTTGCGCTCTTATTTTTTCTAGCGCATCTTTTGCAGTCGACAACACAAAGGAAGTTAAAAACCAAAAAGATATCATATCCGGATGGTTTAAACCATCTGGCCCTGGATCAAGCCATTATGAATATAAATGGCATTATAAATATTGGGTAAATGAATGCCCCGTCTGTCATACCCATACTATGGCTTATAACCCTAAAGGAGTTGCTGAAGCAGAATTAACCTGTTTGAAATGTTCTGCTGATTTTGATGGGGTTACGGGCATAGAAAAACAGTACAATCCTCGATGGAGATTAACTCCTGCTTCCCAACCAAAAGAAGAAAAAACAGTTGTGGAAGCTGCAGAGATAGTGACTCTGGCCAAAATTTCCCGACCCACCTTGCTATTAAATAAATGGCAAATTTGGAAATACAACCACTCAATTCCAATCCCTGGAGGATCTTAAATCTGTTAAATGGTGCAATTCACCATTTATTAATTTTAAATTAATTCCATTATTTAATTATTATTAAATTTTATTTATTTTGTTTTATTTTATTAAAAAGAGTTTTTTATACAAATTTATCGCTTAATTAACCAAAAAAAGCATTTATTATATTAAATAATATCTTAATTTAGACCATAGTATTTATTACTCTAAATTAAAAATAATATAATAAATCCTGGGTTTAATATGATTATTTTAGTAAACCAATGCAGATCTTTAAAACTTCAGCCATGAAAGAAGAAAATTTCAGTGCAGAGCTGCTTCCAGCAGTTTATAATATTTTGAATCCCTTGCAAGATAGGGGAATGGTCCCACTGGTATTTAGATTCCACTTAGGCGGCCTTATAAATGAAGATGAAGATGATGTGTTGCTAGATATAGAAGAAATTCTAATTAATAGTGGATGGATAATTCAGGACCCCAGAAGCAGACTTTTAATGGTTAGTGACAAATTGAGGGAATTTATTGAAGAATAAAGTAAAAAAAGCCATTTATTTTTCTAAAAATAGGATCAATCTGCCTCCAGGATGGTTTTTCTGGAAAATCAACAACAATTGGGCCGTTTATTACCAGTGTGATCTTAAAAAATCCTGAAGAAAAATTAATATATTGGGAATCTAGAGAAGCCCGTAAACATCATTTCACTCTGGATAAAAGCTCAGGATAAACTTGGTGGGCACCAGGTGCTATTGGATGGTGGATAGGAATTTTATTTGCCATGGGAGCATTATTTTTTGGATTAGGTTCATTTCCACCATATCATTCCATGGTTGGTAATTTTTATAATGGTTTAACCTTTTTATAGGGTCTCTCTTTTTCACCATTGCCACATTTTTACAGTATTTAGAAATAATTAATAGTCCACACCAGCCTCCCGGGCAAAAATTGAAAGAAAAGTTTCATTTACTGTCTTTAGAACCACGGCGTATAGACTGGTGGTCCAGTGTAGTACAGTTCGTAGGAACACTATTTTTTAATATGAATACCTTAAAATCAATGCACCAATCTCTTTCCATGTCCCAAATAGACCATCTGGTCTGGTATCCCGATATTTTCGGCTCCATTTGCTTTTTAATAGCCAGTGGCCTGGTATGGATAGAAGTAGGACATTCATTACTTTCCTGGAACCCCCAGAGTATTTCCTGGAGAATTGCATTTTTAAATCTTTTAGGTTCGATTGCCTTTGGTGTTTCTGCAATTTCAGCTTATGTCATGCCGGCCACGGGACTCCCTAAAAATGAATTTCTAGTAGCCACCGGAACATTTGTAGGGGCGGTGTGTTTTTCATTGCGGAGGTATTATTACTTCCAGAGAGAACCGATGAAAATGAAATGGTGCCATTAAACCATGAAGCAAGTCTTAAATCATGAAATAGATTGTTCAAGTAAAAATAAATAGCAAGTCAATAAAATCAATTATAAACTAAAAATAAGAAAAATAAAAAAGAATAATATAATTATAAAATTTTTTCAAAAAATAACAGGTTTAAAAATCCTATATTAACATCATATTAATATAATAGAGTTGGATTCTCCCTTTCTTTATGGTTACTAATTTTTTGTTTTTCCAAATACTCATAGGCCTCCATTATATCATCTAAAAGAGAATCGACCATGTCTCTACCAAAGTTTTCTTTTATGACCATTCTCAGTACGGCCACATCCTGTGCATTTTCAGGTAAGGTATAAGCCGGAATTATCCAACCTTTCTCCCTTAATTTTTCTGAAAGTTGAAAAACCGTGAAATCTGCATCTTTAAGGCCAACAGCCACTAGTGGAAACATAACTTCTTTGTTAATAATTTCAAATTTGCCTGATTTCTCTAATTTTCCGGCCAGATGCTTGCAGTTTTGAAGCATGTTTTCCATTATATCTTTATATCCGCTTTTGCCCAGCCTAAGGAAATTATAGTATTGGGCCACAATGGTGCTGCTTCCTTTGGAAAAATTGAGAGAATAATTAGGCATGAGTCCCCCCAAATAGTTTACCTTGAAAATTAGCTCTTCTGGGAGATCAGTTTTATCTTTAAATACTAACCAACCTACTCCAGGATATACCAGACCATATTTATGGCCTGAAACATTTATAGAGCGTACTTGTTCCAAGCGAAAATCCCATGAAAGATCAGGGTAAATAAAAGGAGCTATAAATCCTCCACTGGCACCATCAACATGTATGGGTATGTCCCATCTTTTTTTTTCTTTTATATCCATTAAAAGGTCATTAATTTCATTAATAGGATCCATTTGGCCAGTGAATGTTGTTCCAATTACCGTACCCACACATATGGTATTTTCATCTATTTGTTTGGCTACTTCTTCGGCCGTTACAATATATGTATCCTTTGCCAAAGGAATTAAACGAAGCTCCACGTCGAAATACAGTGCAAATTTTTCCCAAACAGTGTGTACATCCGCCCCCATTACAATATTTGGCTTATCAAAGGGTTTTCCTTCCGCTTTTCTGCGATTTTTCCAGGTCCATTTGTGGGCCAGAAGACCCAGCATAATGGCCTCAGAGGAGCCTATGGCACTGGTACCAATAGATTTACATTCATAAGGTGCGTTAAAAAGCCGAGCCAGCATATTAATAACCCTATCTTGGATTTTAGAAGTTTGAGGGTATTCATCATTATCAATAAAGTTTTTTCCCATACTTTCCATTATTAATTTGTCTGCCTCGGGTTCCATCCAGGTAGTGACGAAACTGGCCAAATTGAGGGCTGGATTACCATCTAAATTTAATTCTTCATGTATTAATTGGTATGCTGCACGGGGAGGCATTCCTTCTTCACTAATTTCATATTTAGGTATGGATTCCGAAAAATAACGGCTCCCAAAAGTACTAGCTACTTCTCTCTCAGATTTCTTCATCTTTTTAAGATTTTTTTTCTTAGATAACACTAAATTCACCCGCCGGTAATAGGAACTTAATTTAATCCCATTTAATAAAAAATAAAAGAATTAATTGCCCTATTTTCATAATAAGCATATATAATCATTAGTATACAACAATATAATTTATAATGAAACTTGTTTATTAAATTTCTCTTAGAATATCTTAAATTGATTAAGATCTAAATAAAATAACAGGAAAAAATTTAAATATATTTAATTATAATTCCCTATTCTCAATTAATCCTGCGAATTTTATAATCCCA is a genomic window of Methanobacteriaceae archaeon containing:
- a CDS encoding glutamate decarboxylase, which codes for MLSKKKNLKKMKKSEREVASTFGSRYFSESIPKYEISEEGMPPRAAYQLIHEELNLDGNPALNLASFVTTWMEPEADKLIMESMGKNFIDNDEYPQTSKIQDRVINMLARLFNAPYECKSIGTSAIGSSEAIMLGLLAHKWTWKNRRKAEGKPFDKPNIVMGADVHTVWEKFALYFDVELRLIPLAKDTYIVTAEEVAKQIDENTICVGTVIGTTFTGQMDPINEINDLLMDIKEKKRWDIPIHVDGASGGFIAPFIYPDLSWDFRLEQVRSINVSGHKYGLVYPGVGWLVFKDKTDLPEELIFKVNYLGGLMPNYSLNFSKGSSTIVAQYYNFLRLGKSGYKDIMENMLQNCKHLAGKLEKSGKFEIINKEVMFPLVAVGLKDADFTVFQLSEKLREKGWIIPAYTLPENAQDVAVLRMVIKENFGRDMVDSLLDDIMEAYEYLEKQKISNHKERENPTLLY